AGCAGATAGAGAACTGAACGAACAGAAAGTAAACTTTAAAAAATAAACGCAAGGTAACTCACCTTGTGTTTTCTTGTTTTAAAATTTTTTAAATTAATTGTTTATTATTAGGAGATTTTTCATGCCTTTCGGTGTCATAACTTAAAAGTATTGATACCGAAAAATAAAAGCAGTAAAATAAGGGTGTTGACAAGTGTCATAAATTAGGGTCAAAAATAAGGAGTGAAAAGCTATGAAATATGCATATGCTAGGGTATCTACCTTACACCAGGATTTGGAAGTGCAATTGCAAGCACTAGAAAAGGAAGGCTGTGACAAAATTTACTCGGATAAGTTTACTGGAACTAAAACTGATCGACCACAATTTAGCATTTTGCTACAAGAATTAAAACCAGGTGATACATTAGTAGTTACAAAGTTAGATCGATTTGCTAGAACGACAGCAGATGGAATAAATACTATTAAAGGACTATTTGAAAAGGGAATCAAAGTTCATGTATTGAACATGGGGCTTGTAGAGGATACACCAACAGGGAGGCTAATATTGAGTGTAATGTTAGCGTTTGCAGAGTTTGAAAGAGATATGATTGTTGAACGGACACAAGAGGGAAAAGCAATAGCTAAACAAAAGGGTAACTTTAAAGAAGGAAGGCCACGGAAATTCAAGCGAGCACAGGTTGAACATGCTTTAAAGCTTCTGGAGACAAATTCCTACAAACAGGTCGAGGAGATAACTGGTATTAGCAAAAGTACGCTGATAAGGGCGAAAAAACGTGAAGGGAAACTCCAACTAGGATAGTTGAGAATTGTGCAAGTGTTTGTCGGCCGTAATGGTCGATTTTTTTATTTGCGAATAAATTAGTTTGAGAAACTGAGTTTTTTCATTAAATAGAAAATCCGTAAAGGATTGTTAAAGTTAAATAAAGTTGTCATTACGACCAGTACTTTTACCAAACAATTTTTGTCGAGGATGCTGTCTTTAACACCCATCATAGTTGTTTTTTTGTATTAATGGAGAATGTATGTTTGTGTATAATAAATATGAGGTGATTTTAATGGTAATTCGTGATCGCGGTAAAAAGAAATGGCAGTTCGCGTTTGGTATGCCGGAGTTGATAAAGGCGCAGCAGGATATATAGAATGATACCGAGCGGATAAATAGGCCAATTATCGATGAATATGAGGTGGAAGAATTCGACCAACGGATAGCTTACGCAATAGAATATAATCTTCTGGTTAAGGTAATTTTTTGGTCTGACAGTTTCACTTCTGATATTACCGGACGCGTCCATTTCGTCAATTCAATAAATTATCAACTCCGGATAGAGAGTGAGACTGGCGAATTCCATCGGATATCTTTCAAAGATGTTGTAGGAATCGCTGTTTTAGCTTAAGAGGATAGTACTGATCTATACAATGGAATTAAAAAGCTGCTAAGCAGTCATACCGTTAATACCGGGCATACCTTCAGCAAGAAAGATCGATATCGCTAACCTTTATGTCGAAATTATCCATATATTCTACGACATTTAGTATTCGTTTGATCGAATACTCTTTATCCGATAAGTCGTCTGCAATAAGTTCACCAGCTAAATCGAGTAGATTAACTTTAATACGTGCTATTGTTAGCTTTGCTTCAAGTAATTCATTCATGTAACCGCCTCCCGTTAATTTTAAAAATTAAAATTCTTATGCCCGTCGCTATTCGATAGGGTTCTTTTTTTGTTCATACAAATTTTCTTCGTATACCTCGAGCAAATCGGTAAGCTACGACGCTTTATCTGCTGAGGGATAGGTATTACTACCTATCAAATTAGATAACGTATTTTTACTTATATCCAATTCTTTAATAATAAATTCTCTTTTTGATTTATACATGAAAATAAAATGCAATTATGTTGCTTTGTTAATGATTTAAATTTCCATCTTATGTAACGAAAATTGTAAAAAGTTGCACTTAAAATACGGATAAAGTTATTTAGCCTTTTGGATATTTGTGGTAACATCACTTTTAAAAGGGTGAGATAGATTAAATTGAGAAAATACTTTTGGAGTTGCCTCCATTATTATCTTTGTTTTAACTCTTTTGATTATGAAATTTTTTGTAGAAGGAAAAGTAAGGGGTGATAAAGGAAGCGGAATTCTAATGATTGGCGTAGGACTTTCAATTTTATCCTGTAATATATACCAGAATTAGAGTTTCACACAGTTTATAAAATCAATTAAAGGAATTCATAATTTAGTGCTAGGTTGGAGGTGACATTTTATTTACTGTGGATTAATATATAAAATATAAGGGAATACTATAATTTAGACTTTTGATAAAAGAGGTGATACTATGATGCAATTAAAATTATTTGAATTGTTTGATACAGATAAAACACTAAAAGAATTGAATATTTTATTTGGGGAGCAATCTGTTATTAAATTTTCAAATAGCATCATTGGCATTACATACGATTATAGTACTAATAATTATATTAAGGTTTTGCAAAAAGTTAAAGATTTAAACATGAGACAAGTTATTGTTACATCTTCGGTATTCTTGAACGTAATTGATTATTCCGTAAAACATGACCTGTTTATAAACGATTTAAAATTTATTTACCCGATCTCAAAGGAAAAGATTTCGTATGTAGATAAATATATAGAATTAATTAATTCAACTTCAGGACTTGAAAAAGATTCTTATAAAACAAAATTGTTAAAAGAAATTGACTGGATTATTTCTGATAAATCCATTGATATTAAGAATATTACTATCCAAATGCAAAATGATGATTCACCAATCTACTATAACTTCGAACTTTATAATAATGGTGTTTTATTAATTGACGATGACTCAATTTTGATGAGTGCAACTAATCTTATGAATAATATCTTGTCTTAAGGAAAATAAAAATGCTTATTAAATCACTAGTAGAATGGCGTAAAAAAGCAATATCAAAAATCACAATATTTACTCCAGCCATAACCATATTTATAGTTTATTTTACTGGGATAAATTTTGCTGATATTATTTCGAAGTTTTCCCAACCACTTGCTAATGAACTTCTTTCAAAACCAACTTTAAGTTTTACCATTAATTCAGCATTTGTAGTGGTATTAATTAGTCTTCTTATTGAAGGACTAAAATATCCAGGGGAATTTATTGTAGAAGTGAAAAATAACAGTCGTAAAAGTGATAGTTATTTTGATATAAGGGCTGGTCATAATCCTGTCACAGTCCATATGGACTGTAAATTTAATTTTAAAAACCAACTAATTCATTTGATAATAAGTTGTTTAGGGGGTATAAAATTAAATTGTTCATTTCCACACTGGGTTGATTATGTTATAGAAAATAAGAAGGATCTTAAATTAGATGCGTTAAAAGAAGAAAAAAATGAGTTTAATCTTAATATTGGACAAGCTCTTCAAAAGAATACCATTGAATTACCACTTTATATTAAACTTTCAATTCTTTCAAAATCATTTGAAAAAAATGAGGGGTCAATTATTCCTACTTTTGAACTCGTTTCTGAGTCGAAATTTAAGAAATTCATCCTTTACTCTGTAATGTTTCTATTTTTTGATATAAAAACAACGAATTATAAGGTTGAATCGAGAAGTGACATTTAATAATTGAGGTGAAAAATGAATTTTTCTATATTTGAATTTCACAGCTATACTTCTCTCGAAGAATTTCGAGAAACTTTGAGAAATAATTCTAGGGTTCCAAGAACTGTTAGAGAATGGGATAATGATACGTTGCTTTCTGAAGTAAAGGCAGCAGATGGATTTCATATTTATGAACATGAAACACTCCAAATAGAAGGTCAGACAATCCAGTATCTATTTTTTGATGTTTATACTGAACGTAAAAAAAATCCGGACCAATGGTATGAACCTGATGGTGTAACTTTAAAGGAGAGAGAAGATAGAATAAATCCATATATCTCAAACATGTTAACATTTCAATATGAGGATAAGGTTTATGCAATTGTCTTTTCTGGTATAAATAGAGCTAAGTCTTTTTTAAGGGATATCTTTATAAGTGAAGTTTGGGGTAATGTTGATCCAGTACCTTTTAGGATATCCGAAGATTTACTTTATTGGATTTTTAAACGTTACATTGATACTACAAGAGAGTCTTTGTCTCAGAACCATCAAGTATTTGTAACTGCTTTAGAAAGTTATATGGGAAAAACTCGTGATAACGTTAATGCAATGCGTGGAGAAGGAAGTAGAATTTCCACCATTTTAGGTACATTAGCTTTTCTGTTCAATAATGAAAATGAAAACTTAAAAGCTATTCGCCCCGCAATTCAATATGGTAATGAGAAAGTATTAATTGAACTTGGGCTTACTGGTACATTCAAAACGTGGTCGAAATCTTACAGAGGTCAATTGTTTAGAACCTTGAATGGTCAAAGAAAAGAAAATGCTATTGCAATATTCATTTTCGCAAAAATTATTCCTTTATTAATTGAATGTTATGAAGAAAACATACATCATAATCGATGGTCACCTCAGTTGAAAATTGATTTTATTAAAAGATTAGGAACAATGATTAGAGAAGAAGTAGATTCGGTTCTGGAAAGATTAGAGCAAGAAAATACACACCAAGATAATGATGATATTGATATTTTAGATGAGGAAGATTTTGATTTAGAAATTGATGATGAAGAAGAAGGAATTTAAAGCTTCTACTAAATGATTACTTTTAAAGCGCCCTATATAGGCGCTTTTATTATTGAAATAAAGATTATAATATTGAGACTCATGCTAACAATTTGTTATATCTGTCTAAGAGATGAACATAATTTATGGATGTAAAAAGAGCCAAAATACACAAGTAGTGTATAAAAACTTACATATTAATGGCTCTTTTATTTTATTCCTTATTGTGTTAAAGCCCCCTTTAGTTATATAAGAAATAAAAAAGTAACACTCAAAAAGATGTATTAATAGGATTGAATTAATCTGTTAATATAGTAAAATAGTACCAAATAGGCAATTGGTTTACCTGATGAAAGTAGGTGGACATCTACTTTCAGTTAGTTGCTGGTATGATGTTAGTTTTGGCAGTTTTGATGTACATATTTTTCATACCAATTATAGGACCAATATTGTTATTTCTCATAGTAGGGTTTATGATTGCTCCTAATCTTACTAAGACAATTCTTTCATTTATTTTCTATCCAATTGATTATTTTTACCAAAAAGTAAAGGGAAAGTAATTAAAACATAAAAAGATAGAAAACTAAATTTAAATTATAAAAAATAGGTAAACCAATTGTTAAAAAATTATTTGAATTTTTCCATTTTATTGTTAAAATAATCTGCCCAGTTAGTGCAGTAGGTATCGCTTCAAAAAGATGAATAAATATTATTATTTATGCAGGTTTGTCCCTAAGTAAAAAACGAGAGAGAAAGGAGGAAGCAAATTGTCTATATTTGCATTAGATATTGCTGAACAAGTTTATACTTGTAAAGTATGTCCTCACGCAAATACATTTGAAAGAATATATTATCAACAGAGATCCACTCCACATATTGCTTTTATATTGCAAAACCCAGGCTCACCAAATAAAAAGGACAAAGAACAATTAGACAAAATTAAAAATGAATCATCAGAGTTCAAGGCTAGTTTTCATACAAAAGGGTTGAAGAATTGGCTATTAGATAATGGAAAAGGTAATACAGAATATTTTTATAAGTTTTTCCGACTTCTCTATAAAAGTAAATTGATAGAAACTGCGATTAGTGAAATTGACGATTTTAGAGACTATGTTAATAATGACAATTTGTTTAATGATGTTTATTTTACAGATGCGGTAAAATGTGTAGGTAAAACAAAGGATATGGATAAACTTGTAGATGTATTTGATAATTGCGTGAACAGTTATTTAGTAAAAGAATTTTCTCTATTAGAGAACTTAGAATATATATTTGTCTTTAGTACAAGAGGATGGAATGCTTTTAGAAATATTTTTAATGAGTATGAATGTGTTTCGAATCCTAGTTTAGATAATTTTACAGTTGCTCAATCACATGGTTATGTTTTTAATGTAAATATATCCAATGAGCATGAAAGAATAGTAAAGGCTATACCTTTAACGCATATGAGTAAAACAAATAGGAATAATACCCTTCGTGATTCATATTTTGATTACTTAGAAGAGGGATTGAACTATATATATTCACTAAATCAGACAGCAAAATAGGCTGACTTTTTTGTTTTAAGTGTTTTTCCTCTGAACAACTAATAAAACTAAGTCATTGTTACGTAGAACAACGATACTATTCAATAAAAAATGATATCTCACGATCTTGCGATTGCGGAAGACCATAAGCCTAATTCCTCGGTAAAAAATAAGGAGGAATAGGCTTTTTTATTTCTAAATCCTTAATGTTTTGCTGTTGGTAAACCGCGCGCCGTTATAAGGTGGTGAATATCATGGCAATTGGTGGTAAAAAAATATGGCAGAGAGGGTACATTCTTATGGCTGTTATCATGTAGTTAAGGAATATTTAAGATAGGTTTATAAATGCTAAATTAAGAATGTTATATTAATAGTCTATTATAGACTAGTTTTATAAGGATAATCTTACTAAAAGATAGACTATTTTAGACTATTTTAGACTACTTTAGACTACTATAGACTACTTTAGACTACTTCAGACTACTTTAGACTACAATGGATGATCTAAAATAGTCTAGATTCGCTAATTCATTTAGAAGTTTTAAAAAAATTAATAATTTTATAGTTTATCAAGTATAAGTTTTAATTTTTTGCGTAAAACTAGTAAAAACCTTTGATAGAAGGGCTGGTTTTATGCGAAAAAGAAGGAAATGGAACGAGGAAAAGATTAAAGAAGTTTTATTAAATCTTTATCATGAGGGGAAACTTACCATTTCATATTTGTATATGCAATATGGTGGAATGGTGAGAGCTATAGTAGAGGATTATGGGTCTCTAGAAGTGGTTTTTGGTAAGTTAGGAATCCCTTTTGAAGACATTTATAAATTGGAGCATTGGCCTGCAGAAAGAGTTCTCCAGGATTTAATAAGTCTTCATAAGCAAGGTGTTTTGACTCCTATCTATCTTAGAGAAAATCATTTGAAGTTACTATATGGATGCAAGGCACGATTCGGTTCTTTGGAAAATGCCTTAAAAGAATGTGGCATATCATATGAAGAAATTAGATTGAATAATATATGGACCAAAGATAAAGTTGATAGTTCATTGTTAGAGCTTGATTCACAAGGGGTGTTAACACCTATTTATGTAAGAAATCATGGTGATGGCCTTTTAGGTGGCTGTAAAAGGTTTTATGGTTCTCTTGAAAATGCTGTAGAGGCAAACGGTATTTCTTATCAAGACATATTACAGAGGGAAAGTTGGGATAAACAAAAGGTTACTGTTATCTTAAGGGACATGAATAATGAAGGTCACTCTCTGCAAAGTCTTCACTTAAAGATTAATTATCCTGAGATTCATGCTGCCTGTGTTAGATTATTTGGTTCCTTTATAAATGCAATAACGTCAGCAGGTTTTACAATTGATGAGATATATGGAACTGAAAGATGGGATAAAAAGAAAATTCTCTTAAACCTACAGGAACTTGGCGTTGAAGGGATACTTAAAACTAAAAATTTTGCCCTTGAGTTTAGACCTTTATATAAAGCTTGTTATAGGGAATTTGGTTCGTTTATAAATGCTTGTGAAGCAGCTGGTCTACCTTCTAGAAGAATTAAAGAAAGTAGACCGTATATGGATAAAAAAACCTGGGAAGCGGATGAAGTAATTAATAATTTATATGAATGGTTTTATGTAAAAGGTAAAACTCAAAGAGAACTATTCACCGAAAATAGTAAATTGGAGAAAGCTGCAAGAGATCACTTCGGTACTTTACGTAAAGCACTCAATGAAATAGACGTAGACTATGAACAAAGGTGGCGAAAGAATGTTAGAAGTGCAGGTATTAGGTTTGAAAATATTGTGGAAAAAGTTTTAGGAGAGTTAAACTATCCAATCGTTTTAAGAAATAAACTTATAAATGTTAAAGGCACATTAATAAAACCTGATTTTGTTTTAGAGGGAAATATTTATATTGATGCGAAGATTTCTGCTTGGACACAATCGATAGAAGATACAATAAACAAATATAAAGACTACTGTAAGGAATTATGGATAGTATATTGGTATAGTGAAAGGAAAAGTTTTGATGGTGTTCAGTTTAAGTCTATAGAGGAATTTATCGAAATGTTACCAGAAGAAAAAAAGTATTTTTATCATGAAGAATTAAATGATCTTGAAGTGTGGCTTAATGAAAGTGTTATCAATAAAAGAGAATAGGGCTTGAATTGAAAATTGTTTTTTTAAAAAATATATTCAAGCCCTTCATAATCTTAGGATGTTAAATTTAACATTAATTTAACGCAATCCAATAAAAAGTCGTAAAAAATTTTTCTCACCTTAGCATACTCAGGACTAAGAGTTGGAGAATTGTGTGCATTAATGTGGAAAGATCTTTCTTTTAAAGATTACACAGTCAGTGTTACAAAGACATATTATAATCCCCGTAACATTATAAGGGAGTACCATCTTTTACCACCTAAAACTAAAACATCTAAAAGGATCATAGAACTTGATCCTATTGTATTAAAAGAACTGGAAAGACTTAAAGCAAGGCAGAACGAACTTAAAATGCTAAACCGTAATATCTATTATGATAAAGATTTTGTGTTTGCTAAAACTGGTAACCATCTTGGATATCCAGAACTTATTAAGACAATACAGAATCGGATGACCCGTCTATTAAAGTTATCAGGACTAATCCTGCATTGACACCTCACTCACTACGTCATACACATACATCTTTACTTGCAGAAGCTGGAGTAGGCATACACGAAATAATGGAACGTTTGGGGCATATTGAAGACGATATTACGAAGAGAGTATATCTACATGTTACAAAGACAATGAAGACAGAAGCCTCTAAGAAATTTGGAGAGTTAATGAGGAACCTATAAACTACTTATTGGAAAGTTAGGGGGGTGTTAAAAACAGAAAAACTGTGACCTTCTGTCTAGTAACAGAAGGTCACAGTTTTTTACTTTGTTATGGTGGCGCATAGCGGGATTGAACCTTTGGTCCTCCACGCTGCCAGGGTAGTAGCTACTATTTCTCCTAGTGTCCCTTAGTTTTCTAAAGACTATATATATTAATGTTTTTTAGTAACAGATATGAATTATATTACCTCCTGTTATTTCTAATTTTCCAAAGTGCATGACCAATATGTGACCAATAAAAATATGACTCAGGGCCTAGTCAATTGTAGATATTTATAACCTACAGAATTAATATCTAGCAAACTTTCATGAAATGGTAATATAAATAATAATAATTATATATTATTTATTGGACACCTATGAGCTATAGGTAGTCCTTATTAGCCAAGAGTTGAGCTAATCAGACCTACAAAAGGAATGTCATCAACTTTCGTGCTAGTCTGATATGACGTTTTGATATGCAGGACGAATCACAATTCCACATTTCGAAGAAAATCTAGAATTATTCTTGGTGATAAAGAGGACGAATCTTCAATTGAAGATTCGTCCTCTTTTAATTTATTAAAAATAGTAAGGGGGAAACAATTTATGAATAACTACTCATTGTCACAAAACATGCAAATGGAGTTACTTGGTGAAAGTTTAATATTAAAACAGCCATCCAAAAGAGTAAATATTGTAAGTCTTAAACTTGTAAAGGAAAACAGTTTTCATTATCCAGAAAGAAATGTTAAATCACCAGAAGATGCGTATAAACTATTTAAGCAATTTTTAGTCGATGTAGACCGTGAATATTTTATTGTTGTTTGCTTAGATACAAAGAATCAACCGACTGCTATAAACATTTGTCACATAGGAAGTTTAAATGCTAGTATAGTGCATCCAAGGGAAGTTCTGAAGCCTGCAATACTATCAAATTCAGCTTCAATAATCGTGGCACATAACCCCATCCTAGCAATGATCCAACACCAAGCCGTGAAGATATTGAGGTTACAAAAAGACTAGCAGAAGCAGGGAAAATAATTGGCATTGAGGTATTAGACCATCTTGTTGTTTGTTCTGATAAATTTATATCTCTTAAAGAGAAGGGGTATGTTTGATATTACCAAATTTTTATTCTTAAAGGAAAGGAACTGGTATGGCTTTAAATATTTAAAGCCATACCAGTTATTTAAGTGGAGATGTAAATGTGTAAGTTTTTTTTGTTTGATATAATTAACACTTAACTAGGAACTGATGTTCCTGTATAATAACTAGTAGGATATCACAATTTATTTCTGGGATTGATAACCATTGACTGTATATGGATAGACGTAGACTTCAATCCAATGTATCATTATAATTTATAAAGTATTTATAAAAAATATAAAAATTAAAGTGTATCCTTAAGGAATTACATGTCGGGGTGCACCTTTTTATTTTCTTTAAAGTGGAGTGGGTTAAATGCGTTATATTGGATCAAAGGAGAAACTACTTAACTTCATTTATGACTTTATTGAATCAAAGGTGGATAGAGGATCAGACACACTTACTTTTGCTGATTTATTTACAGGGACGGCAACTGTGTCAAAGTTTTTTAGAAATAAAGGATATAAAGTAATTGCAAACGATATATTAACAGTTTGTGTTATATGGGCTAAGGCAGCTTTAGCATCAAATAGTCAAATAACCTTTAATAAGTTAGCAAATTCAAAAGAAATTAGAAAACAAGAGTTCACTAATTTATTTCCAAAAAATATAGATTTGGTTCTAAACCATTTAAATAGTCTTAAAGGTAAAGAAGGGTTTATTTATACAGAATACTCTCCAGAAGGTACTAATAATAGGATGTACCTTACTGGTGAAAATGCATCTAAGATTGATGCTATTAGAAATCAGATAAAATTATGGAAAGCATCTAATTTAATTAATGAATCAGAAGAGGCACTATTAATTGCATCACTTTTATTGGCAACAAATAGGGTAGCTAATATTGCTGGAACGTATGGTGCCTTTTTAAAAAAATGGGATAAAAGAGCATTTAATCCTATTAAATTAGAGTTGATAGACACCCCTACTAATGATAATTTAGATCATATTGTGATTCAACAAGAAGTACAGCAGATTTCAGAGAGTATAGTTGCTGATGTAGTTTATCTTGATCCACCATACAATTTCCGACAGTACGGTGCTTACTATCATGTATTAGAAACTATTGCTGTGGGTGACTCCCCAATTGTAACTGGTAAAACGGGGTTAAGACCTTGGCAGGAAAAAAAGTCCGACTTCTGTTATAAAGGTAAAGCAGCTATTGCTCTTAAAGAAGTGATAAATAAATTAAAAATTAACCATATTTTTTTAAGCTATAATGCTGATGGAATATTAGAACATGAAGAGATTTTAGAAATTTTAAGGGAAAAAGGAACTGTGGAATTTAAGGATATATCGTTCCAAAGGTATAAAAGCAATAATGGTGGTAGTGGGGAACTAAAAGTAAAGGAGCGGTTATATTATGTCAAAAGTAAATCAAAATAAGGAATTAGACTTGGAAATTGTCGAAGATAAAGAAAACATTATAGAAGGTGAAGATAAAGATCTCGAAGAGCAAGATCAAAGCACAAATATTCTTCCTTTCTGGAGAGAAGAAAAAAGTAAAGGTAGGAAGAAGAAAAAGGAAATGGGGGTTAATGGTGTAGACCTTGGTGAAAGAGGGATTTATGATAAAAGAAATAAATTAAATGACCTTACTGGGAGAGAGTGGACATTTTTTCTAAATAGTGTCCTAGTGAAAGCTTATCCGCCAAGAGTAAAGGAAGGGGTTGGATTTGACCTAAGGAAAATTCATCCTTCACCTAAACCTCCTCAGTTAATGAAGGATATCATATCATTCTTCACTAAAGGTGATCAGTGGATTCTAGACCCTTTCGTTGGAGTAGGTGGAAGTCTTTTGGGTGGCTCATTGTGTGACACTCCTAGACATGGAGTTGGGATAGATTTAAATCACTTATACCTAAATGCTTATAAAACCGTATGTGAAACCGATAGTATACCTTTAGAACACACAATACATGGGGACTCAAAAGAAGTACTTTCAAACCCCCACCCTTTATTAGATAGAAAATTTCAGATGATAATAACAGATCCTCCTTACGCAGATATGATGAATAAAAAAAAGACAGGTCAGAAATTAAAGTTTTATGGGAAAGATGAACCTTCGCCATATACAAATGATGAACGTGATCTTGGAAATCAGGAATATGATCAATTTTTGATTCAGTTTAAAGATATTATGGAGTTGGCAGTAAAAAAATTAGAAGTAGGAAAATATGCAGTGGTCTTCTGTAAAGACTTTCAACCAAAACCCGACAAACCCAATATACTACATGCAGACATTATTAATTCATTAAGTACAATACCAGGCTTAGTATATAGAGGAATGAAAATTTGGTATGATCAGGCAAATGACCTTTTCCCTTTTGGCTATCCGTATGCATTTGTGATGCATCAAATGCATCAATATATACTTATTTTTAGAAAAGAGGAAGAAAAATAAAGGCACCTATATTTGATCTGAACCCAAAAAGTTAGACACGAATTTTAAGCAGCTTCCTGGGCAAGAGTTCGGTATTGAACCGGACTCTTGCCTTTTAATTTTGCCTTAATTCGTTTGTGATTGTAATAATGGATATAATCCTCTAATTCTCGTTTAAAATGCTCCATACTCTCAAATTCTCTAAGATAGAGTAATTCACTTTTTAATAAGCCAAAGAAATTCTCTATGACTGCGTTATCTAAACAATTACCTTTACGCGACATGCTTTGTATAATCCCTTGCTCTTTTAAGGCGTGTTGATACTGTTTCATCTGATAATGCCATCCCTGATCTGAGTGAAGGATAGGGGAATCGCCATCTTTTAATTGTTTAAATGCCTTATCTAACATATTTGAAACCAATGGATAAACAGGACGTTTTTCAAGATGGTACGAAATAATTTCTCCGTTATAAAGGTCCAGAATCGGCGATAAATAGAGCTTTTCACCATATAAATGGAATTCCGTCACATCTGTTA
The Neobacillus sp. PS3-40 genome window above contains:
- a CDS encoding recombinase family protein: MKYAYARVSTLHQDLEVQLQALEKEGCDKIYSDKFTGTKTDRPQFSILLQELKPGDTLVVTKLDRFARTTADGINTIKGLFEKGIKVHVLNMGLVEDTPTGRLILSVMLAFAEFERDMIVERTQEGKAIAKQKGNFKEGRPRKFKRAQVEHALKLLETNSYKQVEEITGISKSTLIRAKKREGKLQLG
- a CDS encoding YolD-like family protein — translated: MEEFDQRIAYAIEYNLLVKVIFWSDSFTSDITGRVHFVNSINYQLRIESETGEFHRISFKDVVGIAVLA
- a CDS encoding DNA adenine methylase codes for the protein MRYIGSKEKLLNFIYDFIESKVDRGSDTLTFADLFTGTATVSKFFRNKGYKVIANDILTVCVIWAKAALASNSQITFNKLANSKEIRKQEFTNLFPKNIDLVLNHLNSLKGKEGFIYTEYSPEGTNNRMYLTGENASKIDAIRNQIKLWKASNLINESEEALLIASLLLATNRVANIAGTYGAFLKKWDKRAFNPIKLELIDTPTNDNLDHIVIQQEVQQISESIVADVVYLDPPYNFRQYGAYYHVLETIAVGDSPIVTGKTGLRPWQEKKSDFCYKGKAAIALKEVINKLKINHIFLSYNADGILEHEEILEILREKGTVEFKDISFQRYKSNNGGSGELKVKERLYYVKSKSK
- a CDS encoding DNA methyltransferase; the encoded protein is MSKVNQNKELDLEIVEDKENIIEGEDKDLEEQDQSTNILPFWREEKSKGRKKKKEMGVNGVDLGERGIYDKRNKLNDLTGREWTFFLNSVLVKAYPPRVKEGVGFDLRKIHPSPKPPQLMKDIISFFTKGDQWILDPFVGVGGSLLGGSLCDTPRHGVGIDLNHLYLNAYKTVCETDSIPLEHTIHGDSKEVLSNPHPLLDRKFQMIITDPPYADMMNKKKTGQKLKFYGKDEPSPYTNDERDLGNQEYDQFLIQFKDIMELAVKKLEVGKYAVVFCKDFQPKPDKPNILHADIINSLSTIPGLVYRGMKIWYDQANDLFPFGYPYAFVMHQMHQYILIFRKEEEK